One window of the Clostridium sp. MB40-C1 genome contains the following:
- a CDS encoding DUF4829 domain-containing protein, protein MKFKNFIIVAALLGSIIFSVCGATGRLIGNDPDTKAAETVVRNYFKYKNEKNEEKVLSTLTDSFKSPNVVREYDDLESIKLIGIQEEMNNNIKGSYLKDGQGSVNGTTEKNLKVFKVTYRVKYKENNKSAQESGKYIWWFDVIRKDENSPWLIDDFGEL, encoded by the coding sequence ATGAAATTTAAAAATTTTATAATAGTCGCTGCACTTTTGGGAAGCATAATATTTTCTGTTTGTGGTGCAACTGGAAGGTTAATAGGGAATGATCCTGATACAAAAGCTGCTGAAACTGTAGTTAGAAACTATTTTAAATACAAAAATGAAAAGAACGAAGAAAAAGTTCTATCAACGCTAACAGATAGCTTCAAAAGTCCTAATGTAGTTCGGGAATATGACGATTTAGAAAGTATAAAGCTAATAGGTATACAAGAAGAGATGAATAATAACATCAAAGGGAGTTATTTAAAAGATGGACAGGGTAGTGTAAATGGAACTACTGAGAAAAATCTTAAAGTCTTTAAAGTAACCTATCGTGTTAAATATAAAGAAAATAATAAAAGTGCTCAAGAAAGTGGGAAATATATTTGGTGGTTTGATGTTATTAGAAAAGATGAAAACTCTCCTTGGCTTATAGATGATTTTGGTGAGTTGTAA
- a CDS encoding HDIG domain-containing metalloprotein, translating to MRDKKLIFKEFDSHLMKDEKPSDYFNNLIKEGEFPEIYPFNLIEELREVPQSPKHHPEGSVWNHTMMVVDNAAERKKLSEEPHAFMWAALLHDLGKKPTTKLRKGRITAYEHDIQGEKIARKFLEEFTEDKEFIDKVCYLVRWHMQILFLVKDLPFADVKNMILQVSPDEVALLSLCDRLGRGEMTEDKYKEEEENINTFLYKIKKFNSKV from the coding sequence ATGAGGGACAAAAAGCTTATTTTTAAGGAGTTTGATAGTCACTTAATGAAAGATGAAAAACCTTCAGATTATTTTAATAATTTAATTAAAGAAGGAGAGTTTCCAGAGATATATCCTTTTAATTTAATAGAAGAGCTAAGAGAAGTACCACAATCGCCTAAACATCATCCAGAAGGAAGTGTTTGGAATCATACTATGATGGTAGTAGATAATGCTGCTGAAAGAAAGAAGCTAAGTGAAGAACCACATGCCTTTATGTGGGCTGCACTTCTTCATGATTTAGGGAAAAAGCCTACTACAAAACTTAGAAAAGGAAGAATAACTGCTTATGAGCATGATATACAAGGAGAAAAGATAGCAAGAAAGTTTTTAGAAGAATTTACAGAAGATAAAGAATTTATTGATAAGGTATGTTATTTAGTAAGATGGCATATGCAAATTCTTTTTCTTGTAAAAGACTTACCTTTTGCTGATGTTAAAAATATGATTTTGCAAGTGTCCCCAGATGAAGTTGCACTATTATCTTTGTGTGATAGATTAGGTAGGGGAGAAATGACAGAAGATAAATACAAAGAGGAAGAAGAAAATATTAATACATTTTTATATAAAATTAAAAAATTTAATTCTAAGGTTTAA
- a CDS encoding aminotransferase class I/II-fold pyridoxal phosphate-dependent enzyme yields MKMIRNQNRTPLFDALKEYNEKNIVPFDVPGHKHGKGIPEFVEYVGERVLEIDVNSMKCLDNISNPITVIKDAEELMADAYCSDHAFFLVNGTSAGVQAMIMSVCKPGDKIIMPRNAHKSAINGLILSGALPVYVQPEVNDELGIAMGVSVENIERAIAENPDVKAVFLINPTYYGAVSDLKKIIKTAHKHGMAVLVDEAHGAHFRFHENLPKGAMELGADMAAASLHKTGGSLTQSSVLLLNEGLIDKNTVKTILNLSQTTSASYLLMASLDVARKMLVMDGEKVLSKILELTRKAREEINKIDGLYAFSKELVGEAGVYNFDETKLGVCVKGLGITGFKAYDILRDEYNIQVELGDVFNILAIVSVGDNADSIKALVNALKDMSKKYKGSEFKFDKVALKNPQVIVSPRDAFYATKKVVKLDESEGEISGESIMAYPPGIPIVTPGERISGDIIEYIKFLKNQHSMLTDTEDPYVENIKVLGI; encoded by the coding sequence TTGAAAATGATAAGGAATCAAAACAGAACTCCATTATTTGACGCTTTAAAAGAATACAATGAAAAAAATATAGTACCTTTTGATGTACCAGGGCACAAGCATGGGAAAGGTATACCTGAATTTGTAGAATATGTTGGAGAGAGAGTACTAGAGATCGATGTTAATTCTATGAAATGTCTTGATAATATCAGCAATCCAATAACTGTTATTAAGGATGCAGAAGAATTAATGGCAGATGCCTATTGTTCTGATCATGCTTTCTTCCTAGTAAATGGAACATCAGCAGGTGTTCAAGCTATGATTATGAGTGTATGTAAGCCTGGAGATAAGATTATAATGCCTAGAAATGCTCATAAATCAGCCATAAATGGATTAATATTAAGCGGTGCATTACCTGTATATGTTCAACCAGAAGTTAATGATGAGTTGGGTATAGCTATGGGTGTATCAGTAGAAAATATTGAACGTGCTATAGCTGAAAATCCAGATGTAAAGGCAGTATTTCTCATAAATCCAACTTACTATGGAGCAGTGTCGGATTTAAAAAAAATAATTAAAACTGCCCATAAACATGGAATGGCAGTTTTAGTAGATGAGGCACATGGAGCTCATTTTAGATTTCATGAAAATTTACCAAAGGGTGCAATGGAGCTAGGTGCAGATATGGCTGCTGCAAGTCTTCATAAAACAGGAGGATCTCTTACACAAAGTTCAGTTTTACTGTTAAATGAAGGGTTGATTGATAAGAATACAGTTAAAACTATACTAAATTTATCACAAACTACTAGTGCATCTTATCTTTTAATGGCAAGCCTTGATGTAGCAAGAAAGATGCTGGTTATGGATGGAGAAAAGGTTTTGTCTAAAATTTTAGAGCTTACTAGAAAAGCTAGAGAAGAAATAAACAAGATAGATGGATTATATGCTTTTAGTAAAGAGCTTGTTGGAGAAGCTGGTGTATATAATTTTGATGAAACTAAATTAGGTGTGTGTGTTAAGGGATTAGGTATAACCGGCTTTAAAGCTTATGACATTTTAAGGGATGAATATAACATTCAAGTAGAACTTGGAGATGTATTTAATATATTAGCTATAGTAAGTGTTGGGGATAACGCAGATTCTATTAAAGCTCTTGTAAATGCGCTAAAAGATATGAGTAAAAAATATAAAGGTAGTGAATTTAAATTTGATAAAGTTGCATTAAAGAATCCGCAAGTTATAGTTTCTCCTAGAGATGCTTTTTATGCAACAAAAAAGGTAGTAAAACTAGATGAATCTGAGGGAGAAATAAGTGGAGAGTCAATTATGGCTTATCCACCTGGAATTCCTATAGTTACTCCGGGAGAAAGGATAAGCGGAGATATTATAGAATATATAAAGTTTTTAAAGAACCAGCATAGTATGCTTACAGATACAGAAGATCCTTATGTTGAAAATATTAAGGTCTTAGGAATTTAA
- the speD gene encoding adenosylmethionine decarboxylase yields MEQLGRHILVEFYNCDKDILNNHALIEKYMNEAAIEAKATIVTSCFHMFNPWGVSGAVIIQESHLTIHTWPEYGYASVDLFTCGDSVNPWIAFDYLKEKLKAEKHEASEVARGLVDRIRHNAHEDFGEMNYKAV; encoded by the coding sequence ATAGAACAATTAGGAAGACATATTTTAGTTGAATTTTACAACTGTGACAAAGATATATTGAATAATCATGCTTTAATCGAAAAGTACATGAATGAAGCAGCAATAGAAGCAAAAGCTACAATAGTAACTAGTTGTTTTCACATGTTTAATCCTTGGGGAGTTAGTGGAGCTGTTATAATACAAGAATCTCATTTAACAATTCACACATGGCCAGAATATGGTTATGCATCTGTGGATTTATTTACTTGTGGTGATTCAGTAAATCCATGGATAGCTTTTGATTATCTTAAGGAAAAACTTAAAGCTGAAAAACATGAGGCTTCAGAAGTTGCTAGAGGTCTTGTAGATAGAATAAGACATAATGCACATGAAGATTTCGGTGAAATGAATTATAAAGCAGTATAA
- the speE gene encoding polyamine aminopropyltransferase: MELWYTEEHTDNVRFSTKVKKHIYSQKSDFQQIDVFETEEFGKLLTIDGLVMVTEKDEFIYHDMITHVAMATNPEIKNVLVIGAGDGGTVRELTRYSTIEKIDMVEIDEVVVKASKEYLPFTASKLDDPRVNLYFEDGIKFVEGKDNMYDLILVDSTDPIGPGEGLFTTEFYTNCYKALTEKGILVNQNESPYYSQNAREMRRAHNKINKIFPIAKAYQYHMPTYPSGHWLFGFASKVLDPIKDLDAERWNNLGIKTKYYNTDIHVGAFALPTYVKEMLEDENV, encoded by the coding sequence ATGGAATTGTGGTATACAGAAGAACATACAGATAATGTGAGATTTTCTACAAAGGTAAAGAAGCATATTTACTCACAAAAAAGTGATTTCCAACAAATAGATGTTTTTGAAACTGAAGAATTTGGTAAACTTCTTACAATAGACGGGCTTGTTATGGTAACAGAAAAAGATGAATTTATATATCATGATATGATAACTCACGTTGCTATGGCAACTAATCCAGAAATCAAGAATGTTTTAGTAATTGGAGCAGGAGATGGAGGAACAGTAAGAGAACTAACAAGATACAGTACTATAGAGAAAATAGATATGGTTGAAATAGATGAAGTTGTTGTTAAGGCTTCAAAAGAATATCTTCCGTTTACAGCGTCTAAACTAGATGATCCTAGAGTAAATTTATATTTCGAAGACGGAATAAAGTTTGTAGAAGGAAAAGATAATATGTATGACCTTATACTAGTAGATTCAACTGATCCAATAGGTCCAGGCGAAGGACTCTTCACAACAGAGTTCTACACAAATTGTTATAAAGCACTTACGGAAAAAGGTATTTTAGTAAACCAAAATGAAAGTCCGTATTATTCTCAGAATGCTAGAGAGATGAGAAGAGCACATAATAAAATCAACAAAATTTTTCCTATAGCAAAGGCTTATCAGTATCATATGCCAACTTATCCATCAGGACATTGGTTGTTTGGATTTGCTTCAAAAGTATTGGATCCAATAAAGGATTTAGATGCTGAAAGATGGAATAACTTAGGCATAAAAACTAAATACTACAACACTGACATTCATGTAGGAGCATTTGCATTACCTACGTATGTTAAGGAGATGCTAGAAGATGAAAATGTCTAA